In the Thermodesulfobacteriota bacterium genome, one interval contains:
- a CDS encoding FAD-dependent oxidoreductase has translation MKDKNILIVGGGPEGVRTALEQAENGMQATIIEKFPTLGAERIPKDRLIKPKEAFVNEDLNKARNHSNIKILTFSDIKKIRQDNGKIKAKILNKSIRVDNSKCNDCKACIKVCPVNMADDFNEGIGFRTAVDYLNSATGEYNIYKEDMPICQESCPVHLDIRKYIGLIADGRYEESLAKIRERLPLPGSIGRICPHPCESACNRQYLDEPLSICFLKRYVADVELNEGVDPVYETPDKKFAEKIAIIGAGPAGLTCAYDLAKLGYEHIKIYEALPVPGGYLWVGIPEYRLPKKLLQREVDLICNMGVDIQYNARIGKDIAFEDLKKENDALFIGAGCHTGLKLRCPGEDEYQGKGIVDCVTFLREQALGKLPEAKGKLIVIGGGNAAIDSARVGWRMGFDEVYILYRRTKKEMPANPWEIDAAEHEGVILQYLAAPIEILGKDGKVSGMKCIKMELGEPDASGRRRPVPIEGSEYVIDAETIVPALSQGVDLSFLEEGHQLEISRWNTFEIDEETGATNVPGVFAGGDIVTGPDIAIRAVAGGKRAAEGIHQYLRSK, from the coding sequence TTGAAAGATAAAAATATTTTGATTGTGGGTGGAGGTCCTGAAGGTGTGAGGACTGCCCTTGAACAAGCCGAAAATGGGATGCAGGCAACCATTATTGAAAAATTTCCCACCCTTGGTGCTGAAAGAATCCCTAAAGATCGGTTGATCAAGCCGAAAGAAGCCTTTGTGAACGAAGACCTAAATAAAGCGCGCAATCACTCCAACATCAAGATACTTACTTTTTCCGATATTAAAAAGATCCGCCAGGATAACGGAAAAATTAAGGCTAAAATTTTAAACAAGAGCATCCGGGTCGACAACAGCAAATGTAACGACTGCAAAGCCTGTATAAAAGTCTGCCCGGTAAATATGGCCGACGATTTTAACGAAGGGATCGGTTTTCGCACAGCGGTGGATTACCTGAATTCCGCCACAGGCGAATATAATATATATAAAGAAGATATGCCGATTTGCCAGGAGTCGTGCCCGGTACACCTGGATATTCGTAAGTATATCGGCCTTATCGCAGACGGTAGATACGAAGAATCCCTGGCCAAGATCAGAGAAAGACTGCCTCTGCCGGGCAGCATCGGCCGCATCTGCCCCCACCCGTGTGAAAGCGCCTGTAACCGGCAATACCTGGATGAACCCTTAAGCATCTGCTTTCTTAAACGTTATGTTGCAGACGTAGAACTAAACGAGGGTGTGGATCCGGTTTATGAAACCCCGGATAAAAAATTTGCGGAAAAAATTGCCATTATCGGTGCAGGTCCCGCCGGTCTGACCTGTGCCTACGACCTGGCAAAGCTGGGTTATGAACATATAAAAATTTATGAAGCACTTCCTGTTCCGGGCGGCTATTTGTGGGTCGGGATACCTGAGTACCGACTGCCCAAAAAACTGCTGCAAAGAGAGGTTGACCTTATCTGCAACATGGGGGTTGACATTCAATACAACGCTCGTATCGGTAAGGATATTGCTTTTGAAGATCTTAAAAAAGAGAATGATGCCCTGTTTATCGGTGCCGGTTGCCATACGGGTCTCAAGCTTCGATGCCCGGGGGAAGATGAATACCAGGGTAAAGGAATCGTGGACTGTGTTACTTTTTTAAGGGAGCAGGCTCTGGGCAAACTTCCGGAAGCCAAGGGGAAATTGATTGTAATCGGTGGTGGCAACGCTGCCATAGACTCGGCCCGGGTGGGCTGGCGAATGGGGTTTGATGAGGTATATATCCTCTATCGAAGAACCAAAAAAGAAATGCCCGCCAACCCTTGGGAAATTGATGCGGCAGAGCACGAAGGGGTGATTCTCCAGTACCTTGCCGCTCCCATAGAAATTCTAGGTAAAGACGGCAAAGTGTCGGGTATGAAATGCATCAAAATGGAACTGGGAGAACCGGATGCTTCGGGCCGAAGGAGACCTGTCCCCATTGAAGGCAGTGAATATGTCATAGATGCCGAAACCATCGTCCCTGCCCTCAGTCAGGGCGTAGATTTGAGCTTTCTTGAAGAAGGGCACCAGCTTGAGATTTCACGCTGGAATACATTTGAGATAGATGAAGAAACCGGTGCAACCAATGTGCCGGGTGTATTTGCCGGTGGTGATATCGTCACCGGACCTGACATCGCCATTCGTGCGGTTGCCGGGGGCAAACGTGCTGCAGAAGGCATTCACCAGTACCTTAGGAGTAAGTAA